One segment of Rhodopirellula baltica SH 1 DNA contains the following:
- a CDS encoding carboxymuconolactone decarboxylase family protein gives MIPKRYRQMHADHPEYMRAYEDLGKAARESGPLNDREVALVKLAISLGAGLEGAAHSHCRKALEAGCTPDDLRHVAMLSAPTIGFPTMMRAKSWVEDVIDPKPE, from the coding sequence ATGATTCCTAAACGTTACCGCCAGATGCATGCTGATCACCCTGAATACATGCGTGCTTATGAGGACTTGGGCAAGGCCGCTCGAGAGTCGGGGCCTTTGAATGACCGCGAGGTGGCGCTGGTCAAATTGGCGATTTCCTTGGGCGCAGGTTTGGAAGGTGCCGCGCATTCTCATTGTCGCAAAGCGCTCGAGGCGGGTTGCACGCCGGATGATCTGCGGCACGTGGCGATGCTATCCGCACCGACGATTGGTTTCCCCACGATGATGCGTGCGAAGTCGTGGGTGGAAGACGTGATTGACCCCAAACCTGAATGA
- the cobA gene encoding uroporphyrinogen-III C-methyltransferase: MNSELALSETTPGFVALVGAGPGHPGLLTLRGRECLQDCEVVLYDGLSNVEMLVHAPQAVHQCVGKHGQSRIWKQDEIIAEMIRHAKEGKRVVRLKGGDPAVFARTSEEVNALKAERIPFEIVPGITAALAAGSYAGIPITHRGIASAVALVTGHEEPGKAKSDLDWPALARFPGTLVIYMGVTTAKQWTDALIGSGKDPKTPCAILRRCSLPDQQKIQCRLDEVAGHLTPASKFRPPVITIVGEVTGLAESMDWFSRRPLSGKNVLVTRPKDQANQLAKPLEELGANVIVQPAIKICPPDDWSEVDAAIDQIETFDSLVFTSRNGVKSFLDRLLDVGRDMRCLGGLKIAVVGDATANVLATYHLRADWIPESFDADALLTTLQNAEPPLKSTLVVRTQRGRDVVTDGLRASGTQVREVVAYENWDVPEMDPATRGKIDEQPLDWITLTSPATARNVHRWLGDFIGETRIAVISPLTAQTVRELGWRVDAVAASATMQSLTQAILDAETT, encoded by the coding sequence TTGAATTCTGAACTTGCTCTTTCTGAAACAACACCGGGATTCGTCGCATTGGTGGGGGCAGGACCCGGCCACCCCGGACTGCTGACACTCCGCGGACGCGAATGCCTGCAGGATTGCGAGGTCGTCCTTTACGACGGGCTGAGCAATGTCGAAATGCTGGTGCACGCCCCGCAGGCGGTTCATCAATGCGTCGGCAAGCATGGCCAATCTCGTATTTGGAAGCAGGATGAAATCATCGCCGAGATGATCCGGCACGCCAAAGAGGGCAAACGTGTCGTGCGTCTGAAGGGGGGCGACCCGGCGGTGTTCGCCAGGACCAGCGAAGAGGTCAACGCGTTGAAGGCGGAGCGGATTCCGTTTGAGATCGTCCCGGGAATCACCGCGGCATTGGCGGCGGGATCGTATGCGGGCATTCCGATCACGCATCGCGGAATTGCCTCGGCGGTGGCTTTGGTGACCGGTCACGAGGAACCAGGCAAGGCAAAATCGGATTTGGATTGGCCAGCACTGGCAAGATTTCCCGGAACGTTGGTGATCTATATGGGAGTCACGACGGCGAAGCAGTGGACTGACGCGTTGATTGGCAGCGGCAAGGATCCCAAGACACCCTGCGCAATTCTGCGGCGATGCAGTTTGCCGGACCAGCAGAAGATTCAATGTCGGTTGGACGAGGTCGCCGGGCACCTGACTCCCGCCAGCAAATTTCGTCCGCCGGTGATCACGATTGTTGGCGAGGTCACTGGGTTGGCTGAGTCGATGGATTGGTTCAGCCGTCGACCGCTCTCGGGAAAAAATGTCTTGGTCACACGTCCGAAGGACCAAGCGAACCAGTTGGCAAAACCGCTCGAAGAATTGGGGGCCAACGTGATCGTGCAACCGGCGATCAAGATTTGCCCGCCGGATGACTGGTCGGAAGTGGATGCTGCGATTGATCAGATCGAGACTTTTGATTCGTTGGTCTTCACGAGCCGCAACGGCGTGAAGAGTTTTCTAGATCGTTTGCTCGATGTCGGCCGTGACATGCGTTGCTTGGGCGGTCTGAAGATCGCGGTTGTCGGTGACGCGACGGCGAATGTCTTGGCAACCTATCATTTGCGAGCTGACTGGATCCCCGAGTCTTTTGATGCGGACGCATTGTTGACGACTTTGCAAAACGCCGAACCACCACTGAAGTCAACTTTGGTTGTGCGGACTCAGCGTGGCCGAGATGTCGTCACGGATGGCTTGCGTGCCTCAGGCACTCAAGTGCGTGAGGTGGTCGCTTATGAGAACTGGGACGTGCCCGAGATGGATCCAGCGACACGCGGCAAAATCGACGAGCAACCACTGGACTGGATCACGTTGACCAGTCCCGCGACAGCGAGGAATGTTCACCGTTGGTTGGGTGATTTCATCGGCGAGACCAGAATCGCGGTGATCAGTCCGCTGACCGCCCAAACCGTTCGCGAATTGGGATGGCGCGTCGACGCGGTCGCTGCGTCTGCCACAATGCAATCTTTGACCCAAGCGATTCTAGACGCGGAGACAACATGA
- the rpsT gene encoding 30S ribosomal protein S20: MPNTSSASKRLRQNEKRRLLNRATRSNMRSTIRRVREAVENNDLETAKNEFKVAQKKLDRAAANNLIHKNAAARTKSRLNNLIKNAAQTA; the protein is encoded by the coding sequence ATGCCAAACACTTCAAGCGCCTCGAAACGTCTGCGTCAAAACGAAAAACGTCGTTTGCTCAATCGTGCCACTCGTAGCAACATGCGATCGACGATTCGCCGTGTCCGTGAAGCTGTCGAAAACAACGATCTGGAAACTGCCAAGAACGAGTTCAAAGTCGCTCAAAAGAAACTGGACCGTGCCGCAGCGAACAACTTGATCCACAAGAACGCTGCTGCTCGCACCAAGAGCCGACTGAACAACCTGATCAAGAACGCAGCTCAAACCGCCTGA
- a CDS encoding VTT domain-containing protein, with amino-acid sequence MKRSAQIARRLLPMVLVIVGVCGLVSGVGVELAGDWLNVGRDAGPLAFVVLGTLAMCLFVPKTFVSIAAGSVFGLMVGGPTLAVTAVVSAWVNYHLGRWSLGHSSIDVEAEGTDASWREALRIIRSGAREANLGTHLLVRLSPIPTTIISYTMGASRARQVPYLAAALLAAGPQLLWVHCGAMATETMSTVAEAGVSGATGSSLTRWLGLVTSVIAAVLLSVLVPRHIWRQRARGLAAAELAADQNA; translated from the coding sequence TTGAAACGTTCAGCACAGATCGCGAGGCGTTTGCTGCCGATGGTGTTGGTCATTGTCGGCGTGTGCGGGCTGGTCAGCGGTGTCGGGGTTGAGTTGGCTGGTGACTGGTTGAATGTCGGTCGCGATGCGGGGCCGTTGGCGTTTGTGGTATTGGGAACGTTGGCGATGTGTCTGTTCGTTCCTAAAACGTTTGTGTCCATTGCGGCGGGATCAGTCTTTGGCCTGATGGTTGGTGGGCCAACGCTTGCTGTCACCGCGGTCGTGTCGGCTTGGGTGAACTATCACTTAGGCCGGTGGTCGCTGGGGCATTCTTCGATCGATGTTGAGGCGGAAGGGACCGACGCGTCATGGCGAGAAGCTCTGCGGATCATTCGGTCGGGGGCTCGCGAAGCAAATTTAGGAACGCATTTGTTGGTGCGTTTGTCGCCAATTCCAACGACGATCATCAGCTACACGATGGGAGCTTCCCGAGCACGTCAGGTTCCGTACTTGGCCGCGGCGTTGTTGGCTGCCGGGCCGCAGTTGCTGTGGGTTCATTGCGGAGCGATGGCGACCGAAACGATGAGCACCGTGGCTGAGGCTGGGGTCTCTGGGGCGACCGGCTCGAGTTTGACTCGTTGGTTGGGTTTGGTCACATCGGTGATTGCCGCTGTGTTGCTGTCGGTTTTGGTGCCCAGGCACATTTGGCGGCAGCGAGCGAGAGGATTGGCCGCGGCGGAATTGGCGGCTGACCAGAACGCTTGA
- a CDS encoding exo-alpha-sialidase produces the protein MKSPFTCPCLPLVFLALTLAISPSQNIAFATKDTEEASEERAPNPRTLPAIYLTANDLSIATGKPSLVIMSKGSTHIPVWSLSGGTKGQSVAGIVNGLPSECHAVKVEIIVTSTDAGTSPELEDLYRVHLSQMVEDAPFTTGYTLGKPVRTPLPAGPLHSRTIVLESYYEVVPNAPLTVRIQREPGLPGDTFTRPTGLAVVKVTPLNAPAEAHVVQDVSGYNSWPMTQAIGEKLVCTYSRGSAHSINEDARAVYARTSVDGGKSWTAETVIANTPGFGEVTVGKGLDSTGAMLLWVRRVGKQRHHDLYSTTDGVSFTLIATPELAIQPMQITDVFAVPDVGLMALWFAGNYSDQAVHSWGVMTSPDDGVTWTQTPVESGLLKADWPTEPSAVYLGDGRILAVARTESSPAQFQMVSTDNGATWKRQQTNIGDIYASTPSLILDAETGLLSNYYYERGRGILRRRVVDPDLVFENPLHWPASEAVATGSPLPWDSGNANATVIGDTHYVSFYSGQAPDTAVMLSKLPKPTVAP, from the coding sequence ATGAAATCGCCGTTCACGTGCCCCTGCCTACCGCTCGTGTTCCTCGCACTGACGCTGGCGATTTCGCCCAGTCAAAACATCGCGTTTGCGACGAAAGATACCGAAGAAGCGTCGGAAGAACGGGCCCCCAACCCGCGGACCTTACCGGCGATCTACCTGACCGCGAATGATTTGTCGATCGCAACCGGAAAACCTTCGCTTGTCATCATGTCGAAGGGATCCACTCACATCCCAGTGTGGTCGTTGTCTGGAGGCACCAAAGGGCAATCGGTCGCCGGCATTGTCAACGGACTTCCCAGTGAGTGCCATGCGGTGAAGGTCGAAATCATCGTGACGTCCACCGATGCGGGAACCAGCCCGGAACTAGAAGATCTCTACCGGGTTCACTTGTCACAAATGGTCGAGGACGCACCGTTCACAACGGGATACACCTTGGGCAAACCCGTGCGAACACCACTTCCTGCCGGCCCGCTCCACTCCCGCACTATCGTCCTGGAATCTTACTATGAAGTGGTCCCCAACGCGCCGCTGACGGTGCGCATCCAACGAGAACCAGGCTTGCCTGGCGATACCTTCACTCGCCCCACGGGACTGGCGGTCGTGAAGGTGACACCACTGAACGCCCCAGCAGAGGCTCATGTTGTCCAGGATGTGAGCGGATACAACTCGTGGCCGATGACTCAAGCCATCGGAGAGAAACTCGTCTGCACCTATAGCCGGGGCTCAGCACACTCAATCAACGAAGACGCTCGCGCGGTGTATGCACGCACCTCGGTCGACGGCGGAAAGTCGTGGACGGCGGAAACCGTCATCGCGAACACCCCTGGCTTCGGCGAGGTCACCGTCGGGAAAGGCCTGGATTCCACGGGAGCGATGCTGCTCTGGGTACGCCGAGTTGGGAAACAGCGACACCACGACCTTTATAGCACCACCGATGGCGTGTCCTTCACGCTGATAGCGACTCCGGAACTCGCGATCCAACCGATGCAGATCACCGATGTCTTCGCGGTGCCCGATGTTGGGCTGATGGCATTGTGGTTCGCAGGAAACTACAGCGACCAAGCCGTTCACTCATGGGGCGTGATGACCAGCCCCGACGATGGCGTCACATGGACTCAGACTCCCGTCGAGTCCGGGCTGCTGAAAGCGGACTGGCCCACTGAACCCTCTGCTGTCTATCTCGGCGATGGCAGGATTCTCGCTGTTGCAAGGACGGAAAGTAGCCCAGCTCAATTTCAAATGGTCTCAACAGACAACGGTGCCACGTGGAAGCGTCAGCAAACCAACATCGGCGATATCTACGCCTCCACCCCCAGCCTCATTCTCGACGCTGAAACGGGCTTGTTGAGCAACTACTACTACGAACGTGGCCGAGGCATCTTGCGGCGACGAGTGGTTGATCCAGACCTTGTTTTTGAAAACCCGCTGCACTGGCCCGCTTCAGAAGCAGTCGCCACCGGCAGTCCGCTTCCATGGGATTCGGGCAACGCCAATGCCACCGTCATCGGCGACACTCACTACGTCTCCTTTTACTCCGGCCAAGCTCCCGACACAGCTGTCATGCTTTCGAAACTTCCCAAACCAACCGTCGCCCCTTGA
- a CDS encoding DUF1552 domain-containing protein → MSQSPRTLSRRFVLRGLGTAVALPLLDVMSPTRLLAATSNGGPPPLRMGFFYVPNGIHMPAWTPQKEGRGFELTPTLQKLAENKDSISVLSGLTLDGARAHGDGGGDHARSVAAFLTGAHPRKTNGADIQNGVSVDQVAAQYVGDRTRFASLELGLEASSQAGNCDSGYSCAYASNMSWRGPTNPMAKETDPRALFDRLFAGQTVKETRRAKSEREKYRKSILDFVSEDAKRLHAHLPIVDRRKLDEYLYSIRDVEKRLDGAEKLGLTEEGVPDYPRPSGVPQELSRHSDLMMDMVALAYQTDSTRILSFMFTNAGSNRAYKEIGVNEGHHELSHHGKSEHKQAEIAKINSFHAERFNYLLSRLKLIREGDGSLLDHCMIVYGSGISDGDRHNHDDLPILLAGGGGGRIRAGQHVRYKNGTPLCNLYLWMMKQMGANADSFGDSNSVLQGLG, encoded by the coding sequence ATGAGTCAATCGCCTCGTACTTTGTCGCGACGTTTTGTTCTTCGTGGGTTGGGAACCGCGGTGGCATTGCCATTGTTGGATGTGATGAGTCCCACGCGGTTGTTGGCGGCCACATCAAATGGTGGACCGCCACCATTGCGAATGGGGTTTTTCTATGTGCCCAACGGCATACACATGCCTGCATGGACACCACAGAAAGAGGGCCGCGGATTTGAATTGACGCCGACGTTGCAGAAGCTGGCTGAGAACAAAGATTCGATCAGCGTGTTGTCTGGGTTGACCTTGGACGGAGCCCGGGCACATGGCGATGGAGGCGGTGACCATGCACGCAGTGTGGCAGCATTCCTGACAGGCGCTCACCCTCGGAAGACCAACGGGGCCGACATTCAAAATGGTGTCTCGGTCGACCAGGTTGCGGCCCAATATGTCGGCGATCGAACCCGGTTTGCTTCTTTGGAATTGGGCTTGGAAGCGAGCAGTCAGGCTGGCAATTGTGACAGCGGATACAGTTGCGCTTACGCATCGAACATGTCATGGCGTGGGCCGACCAATCCGATGGCCAAAGAGACTGATCCTCGGGCCTTGTTCGATCGATTGTTCGCGGGGCAAACGGTGAAGGAGACAAGGCGGGCCAAAAGCGAGCGAGAGAAGTATCGAAAGAGCATCTTGGATTTTGTCTCGGAGGATGCGAAGCGTTTGCATGCTCATCTGCCGATTGTCGATCGTCGCAAGTTGGACGAGTACCTGTATTCCATTCGCGATGTTGAGAAGCGATTGGACGGTGCGGAAAAGCTGGGGCTGACAGAAGAAGGCGTGCCGGATTATCCGCGACCCAGTGGCGTGCCTCAGGAGTTGTCACGGCACAGCGATCTGATGATGGACATGGTCGCGCTCGCGTACCAAACCGATAGCACACGGATTTTGTCGTTCATGTTCACCAACGCGGGGAGCAATCGGGCTTACAAAGAGATCGGCGTCAACGAAGGGCACCATGAGCTTTCGCACCACGGCAAGAGCGAGCACAAGCAGGCTGAGATTGCGAAGATCAATTCGTTCCATGCGGAGCGATTCAATTACCTGCTGTCGCGATTGAAGCTGATTCGCGAGGGCGATGGATCGCTACTGGATCACTGCATGATTGTTTATGGCAGCGGGATCAGTGACGGAGACCGGCACAATCACGATGACTTGCCGATTCTGTTGGCCGGAGGCGGCGGAGGACGGATTCGTGCTGGCCAGCATGTTCGGTACAAGAATGGAACGCCGCTATGCAATCTTTATCTGTGGATGATGAAGCAGATGGGCGCGAACGCCGACAGTTTTGGCGACAGCAACAGCGTCTTGCAGGGATTGGGGTGA
- a CDS encoding DUF1592 domain-containing protein, with amino-acid sequence MQIVSIHRVDRPGSQRYRGCYPHALSFQQRGLLAFVAGLFVCFGSNAASMADELANEVKYREQLLPLLRTYCYDCHGAEDGEGGVSLEADDTAAKLVQGRDHWMRALAQVRLGTMPPADSEVMDPASRTRMIELIDELANAIDCVQNPNAGKVTLRRLNRAEYRNTIRDLVGVDYAPADDFPGDDVGYGFDNIGDVLSLPPLLMEKYLDAAETIMGEAIYTPPPPELFELERSPATLIGADKFNVRSHLVMSSNGTVTLQFDAPFSGTYTLVLSLSGDQGGDEPVRVEVTDGRRAIPVEVKESEPTDKTVAFRLGKGTRQIDISFLNDYYVKDKIDRNLHVHHVKVSGVEQRSQFVSSPDLPVTHRVLLFETPGNDDEFVDAAKAVLGRFASRAYRRPIGKSELGRLVDLASQVHENGGSFEESMQVAMQAVLVSPYFLFRVERPRKPGPDGVMPLINQYELATRISYFLWSSMPDDELLRMAHRGQLRDRRMLLEKVGRMIKSPKASRFVDNFASQWLQLRNLEIVQPDTRIYRGFDDEVREAMRVETLMFFSEVMRNNLPVTELLSANFTYMNETLAKFYGINDVRGNEFRKVSLTGTPRGGLLTHASVLTVTSNPTRTSPVKRGKWILDNLLNTPPPPAPPNIPELEKGKLVGSLRERMEQHRSNPACAACHNMMDPLGFALENFDAVGRWRTRDGRDEIDASGSMPDGTSFDGINGLRDLLTSQRSEQFVRCLAEKMLIYALGRGTEYYDKCAMDKITADVRAHDYKFAYLIAAIIQSDPFQKQGYREP; translated from the coding sequence ATGCAAATTGTGTCCATTCATCGAGTCGATCGCCCTGGCTCGCAACGGTATCGAGGGTGTTATCCGCATGCGCTCAGCTTCCAGCAACGAGGTTTGCTTGCCTTCGTCGCTGGGCTGTTCGTTTGTTTCGGGAGCAATGCCGCTTCGATGGCGGATGAGCTTGCCAATGAAGTCAAGTATCGTGAGCAGTTGTTGCCGTTGTTGCGGACTTACTGCTACGACTGCCATGGTGCCGAAGACGGTGAAGGCGGCGTTTCATTGGAAGCGGACGACACGGCGGCGAAGTTGGTCCAAGGTCGTGACCACTGGATGCGGGCTCTGGCGCAGGTCCGTTTAGGTACCATGCCACCGGCGGATTCGGAAGTGATGGATCCGGCCAGTCGAACTCGGATGATCGAACTGATTGATGAGTTGGCCAATGCGATCGATTGCGTACAAAATCCCAACGCCGGCAAAGTCACTCTGCGGCGTCTGAATCGTGCTGAGTATCGCAATACGATTCGAGACTTGGTTGGTGTGGATTACGCGCCCGCGGATGATTTTCCCGGCGACGATGTTGGCTACGGATTCGACAACATTGGGGATGTGCTCTCGTTGCCTCCATTGCTGATGGAGAAGTACCTTGATGCGGCGGAGACGATCATGGGCGAAGCGATCTACACGCCGCCACCGCCTGAACTGTTTGAGTTGGAACGTTCTCCGGCGACTTTGATCGGGGCGGACAAGTTCAATGTCCGGAGCCATTTGGTGATGTCATCCAACGGCACGGTCACGCTGCAGTTTGATGCTCCGTTCAGCGGGACCTACACGTTGGTGCTGAGTCTAAGTGGAGACCAAGGCGGCGATGAACCGGTTCGAGTGGAAGTCACGGACGGGCGGCGAGCGATTCCCGTGGAGGTGAAAGAGAGCGAGCCAACGGACAAGACGGTCGCGTTTCGATTGGGGAAAGGCACCCGCCAAATCGACATATCGTTTTTGAATGACTATTACGTCAAAGACAAGATCGACCGCAACCTGCACGTTCATCATGTAAAGGTGAGCGGCGTTGAGCAACGCAGTCAATTTGTTTCTTCCCCGGACTTGCCGGTCACTCATCGGGTGCTGTTGTTTGAAACCCCGGGCAACGACGATGAATTCGTAGATGCCGCGAAAGCGGTGTTGGGGCGATTTGCGAGCCGGGCTTATCGGCGGCCGATTGGCAAGTCAGAGCTGGGGCGTTTGGTTGATTTGGCGTCGCAGGTTCACGAAAACGGTGGTTCGTTTGAAGAGAGCATGCAGGTTGCGATGCAAGCCGTGCTGGTTTCGCCGTATTTCCTGTTTCGAGTCGAACGCCCGCGGAAGCCAGGCCCAGATGGTGTGATGCCGCTGATCAACCAGTATGAATTGGCAACCCGAATTTCGTACTTCTTATGGAGCAGTATGCCGGACGATGAGCTGTTGCGGATGGCACATCGTGGTCAGCTTCGTGATCGCCGGATGCTGCTGGAGAAAGTCGGGCGGATGATCAAGAGCCCCAAGGCGAGTCGCTTCGTCGACAACTTTGCCTCGCAGTGGTTGCAGCTTCGCAACTTGGAAATCGTCCAGCCTGATACGCGGATTTATCGTGGTTTCGATGATGAAGTTCGCGAAGCGATGCGGGTGGAGACGTTGATGTTCTTTTCGGAGGTGATGCGAAACAATTTGCCCGTGACGGAATTGCTGAGTGCCAACTTCACTTACATGAACGAAACGCTCGCGAAGTTTTATGGCATCAATGACGTCCGTGGCAATGAGTTTCGAAAGGTGTCTTTGACGGGAACACCCCGGGGAGGATTACTAACCCACGCCAGCGTTTTGACCGTGACCAGCAACCCAACGCGAACCAGTCCCGTGAAGCGAGGGAAATGGATCCTCGACAATCTGCTCAACACTCCTCCTCCGCCGGCGCCGCCGAATATCCCGGAGCTCGAGAAGGGGAAGCTGGTCGGTTCGCTTCGGGAACGCATGGAGCAGCATCGGTCCAATCCAGCCTGTGCGGCATGTCACAACATGATGGATCCGTTGGGGTTTGCGCTCGAGAATTTTGATGCCGTGGGGCGTTGGCGAACGCGTGATGGACGTGACGAGATTGACGCCAGTGGTTCGATGCCCGACGGGACCTCGTTTGACGGTATCAATGGACTGCGAGATTTGTTGACGTCGCAGCGAAGCGAGCAGTTTGTTCGATGTTTGGCTGAGAAGATGTTGATCTACGCGTTGGGGCGTGGGACGGAATATTATGACAAGTGTGCAATGGATAAAATCACGGCTGATGTTCGTGCGCACGATTACAAATTCGCTTACTTGATCGCTGCGATCATCCAGAGCGATCCATTTCAGAAGCAAGGGTATCGGGAACCATGA
- a CDS encoding PF20097 family protein has translation MTKRICPDCNGEMEKGFVPDFSDGTAMVACWHPGVPENQTLMGLQVSRGAIKHDRNELKPITTYRCVACGSLRFYAS, from the coding sequence ATGACAAAGCGAATCTGCCCAGATTGCAATGGGGAAATGGAGAAGGGGTTCGTTCCCGACTTTTCCGACGGGACGGCTATGGTTGCGTGTTGGCATCCTGGTGTGCCTGAGAATCAAACCTTGATGGGCTTGCAGGTGAGTCGTGGGGCAATCAAGCACGACCGCAATGAATTGAAACCCATCACCACCTATCGGTGTGTAGCGTGTGGTTCATTGCGTTTCTATGCGAGTTGA
- a CDS encoding serine/threonine protein kinase, whose amino-acid sequence MNPLKRLNRSRNSRVHPDAHITWASRSISATVTRTGLYLQKQLWIWPIVAVVVLSTIGYFMGNAIESTIKGNVSSGMQTLVDLEAEMLTKWFSVQESAAEALANDATVRRTVYQLFQTEQPASSPASPDDPHKELAAELGPAMSAHDFDSYLLIDKSKRIVSATHAALVGEQGISEYEPFIDRALAGEAFVSPPFPSVVMMKDADGRSRMGVPTMYVCAPIRDPSFQVVGVLALQIRPEREFIPILQLGRTGESGETYAFNEDGIMISNSRFDEELILMGLLPDQPHSHSILQMSVRDPGVDMTRGFRPNRRRSQLPLTTMAADAIAGNSGLNVDGYRDYRGKNVIGAWRWLPKYQMGVAIEVDADQAFRPIVILQRTFLTIFILLMLCAIVIFAFTLIVARLQRQSREAVIEAQQLGQYTLDQKLGEGAMGVVYKGHHSMLRRPTAIKLLHADKVNDTSIARFEREVQITCQLNHSNTIAIYDYGRTPEGVFYYAMEYLDGIDLQDLVNKYGTQSEARVIHILLQICGSLFEAHSQGLVHRDIKPANVMLNRRGCEPDVVKVLDFGLVKAVDRTEGSPANEGSSMSGTPLYMSPESIQAPMTVDACSDIYAVGAVGYFLLTGKPVFEAANLVDLCQKHIEESPVPPSKRGNVKVSSQLEDAIMGCLEKSRAKRPQTARDLGILISKCAAASDWTIEEADRWWGRHERGSENRDSTTSTAGSSSTESAAMDATMDQSFNESPNDSD is encoded by the coding sequence ATGAATCCACTGAAACGGTTGAATCGGTCCCGAAATTCCCGGGTGCATCCCGATGCCCACATCACGTGGGCTTCGCGGAGCATTTCCGCAACGGTCACCCGAACCGGTCTGTACCTTCAAAAGCAGCTTTGGATCTGGCCAATCGTTGCCGTCGTCGTGCTGTCGACCATTGGCTATTTCATGGGCAATGCGATTGAATCAACGATCAAGGGCAACGTCAGCTCGGGGATGCAGACGCTGGTCGATCTGGAAGCTGAAATGCTGACCAAGTGGTTCAGCGTTCAAGAATCCGCGGCCGAGGCGTTGGCGAACGACGCCACCGTGCGACGAACGGTGTACCAGTTGTTCCAGACGGAGCAACCTGCTTCGTCCCCAGCATCGCCCGATGACCCACACAAAGAACTGGCGGCCGAGTTGGGCCCCGCGATGTCGGCTCACGACTTCGATAGCTATCTGTTGATCGACAAGTCCAAACGAATCGTCTCGGCAACCCACGCCGCTTTGGTCGGTGAGCAAGGGATTTCGGAATACGAACCATTCATTGATCGTGCACTGGCAGGCGAAGCGTTCGTCTCCCCTCCGTTCCCCAGCGTCGTGATGATGAAGGACGCGGATGGACGATCCCGAATGGGCGTTCCAACCATGTATGTCTGCGCCCCGATTCGCGATCCATCCTTTCAGGTCGTGGGAGTTCTTGCACTGCAGATTCGTCCCGAACGCGAGTTCATTCCGATCCTTCAGCTTGGCCGGACGGGTGAATCGGGTGAAACCTATGCCTTCAATGAAGACGGCATCATGATCAGCAACAGCCGCTTCGACGAAGAGCTCATCTTGATGGGTCTGTTGCCAGACCAACCCCATTCGCATTCCATTTTGCAGATGTCCGTGCGAGACCCCGGTGTTGACATGACGCGAGGTTTTCGCCCCAACCGTCGACGGTCTCAGTTGCCGCTGACAACCATGGCAGCCGATGCAATCGCAGGTAATTCTGGCCTGAATGTGGACGGCTATCGAGACTACCGCGGAAAGAACGTGATCGGTGCTTGGCGATGGTTGCCCAAGTATCAAATGGGCGTTGCGATTGAAGTCGATGCAGACCAAGCGTTTCGTCCGATTGTGATCTTGCAGCGAACGTTCTTGACGATCTTCATCCTATTGATGTTGTGCGCCATTGTGATTTTCGCGTTCACCCTGATCGTCGCGCGACTGCAACGTCAATCGCGGGAAGCGGTGATCGAAGCCCAGCAACTTGGCCAATACACGTTGGACCAAAAGCTTGGCGAGGGCGCGATGGGCGTTGTCTACAAAGGGCACCATTCGATGCTGCGGCGTCCCACCGCGATCAAGCTTTTGCATGCTGACAAAGTGAATGACACTTCGATCGCTCGGTTCGAACGAGAAGTACAGATCACGTGCCAGTTGAACCACTCCAATACGATCGCGATTTACGACTACGGTCGCACGCCCGAGGGAGTGTTCTACTATGCGATGGAATACTTAGACGGCATCGACCTTCAAGACCTCGTCAACAAGTATGGGACTCAGTCTGAGGCCCGAGTGATACACATTCTGCTTCAGATTTGCGGGTCTCTGTTCGAAGCTCATTCTCAAGGCCTGGTCCATCGCGACATCAAACCCGCCAATGTGATGTTGAATCGCCGCGGTTGTGAACCTGATGTTGTGAAGGTCCTGGACTTTGGTTTGGTCAAAGCCGTTGACCGCACTGAAGGATCGCCCGCGAACGAGGGGAGTTCGATGTCGGGAACGCCGTTGTACATGTCGCCAGAGTCCATCCAGGCACCGATGACCGTTGACGCTTGCAGCGACATCTACGCCGTCGGTGCCGTCGGCTACTTCCTGCTGACGGGCAAACCTGTGTTCGAAGCGGCCAATTTGGTCGATTTGTGCCAAAAACACATCGAAGAATCGCCAGTCCCTCCGTCCAAACGCGGCAACGTCAAAGTATCCAGTCAACTCGAAGACGCGATCATGGGATGCCTGGAGAAGTCACGGGCAAAGCGGCCACAAACCGCACGTGACCTTGGAATCCTCATCTCCAAATGTGCGGCCGCGAGCGATTGGACGATCGAAGAGGCCGATCGATGGTGGGGGCGACACGAACGCGGGTCAGAGAACAGAGACTCCACCACATCGACAGCTGGATCGTCGTCCACTGAGTCGGCTGCGATGGATGCCACAATGGACCAATCATTCAACGAGTCACCAAACGACAGCGACTAG